Proteins found in one Fundulus heteroclitus isolate FHET01 unplaced genomic scaffold, MU-UCD_Fhet_4.1 scaffold_54, whole genome shotgun sequence genomic segment:
- the mafba gene encoding transcription factor MafB produces the protein MPDYSSRSRLYDANSVLRALVSKFFSTTFFFLPFFFFFSPPITRRFMLQQVGAELWRGQKNYCMKQERRAETLINKSVFATLASTFAYLQKSRDGNMSAELSMGPELPSSPLALEYVNDFDLMKFDVKKEGLVGLDRNGVRQCNRLQPQGSVSSTPISTPCSSVPSSPSFSPTEQKHHLEELYWMPNNGYHQQIDPQTLSLTPEDAVEALIGATAHGHPQAPHVQQQLQQQQQQQQGAFEGYRGPHHHHSHHGHGQQQQHHHPYVGSIPHHAEELSGHPGGHSHPHSQHHHHHSQDPDSPSPVSPESHQPLHHHRHHHHHHAHGHLSQTAGHHGAGGGGLNVEDRFSDEQLVSMSVRELNRHLRGFTKDEVIRLKQKRRTLKNRGYAQSCRFKRVQQKHVLENEKTQLMNQVEQLKAEINRLARERDAYKLKCEKLTGSGAGSGFREAGSTSDNPSSPEFFM, from the coding sequence ATGCCAGATTATTCCAGCAGAAGTAGGCTATATGACGCAAACAGCGTGCTGAGAGCATTAGTCTCAAAGTTTTTctccacaacttttttttttctcccctttttcttttttttctccccaccaATCACACGGCGTTTCATGCTACAGCAAGTCGGCGCAGAGTTGTGGAGAGGCCAAAAGAACTATTGCATGAAACAAGAAAGAAGAGCAGAGACTTTGATTAATAAGTCCGTGTTTGCGACGCTCGCCAGTACCTTTGCATATCTGCAAAAGAGTCGCGACGGCAACATGAGCGCAGAGCTGAGCATGGGCCCGGAGCTGCCCAGCAGCCCTCTGGCTCTGGAATATGTCAACGATTTTGACCTGATGAAGTTTGACGTGAAGAAGGAAGGCCTGGTCGGGCTGGATCGCAACGGGGTGCGCCAGTGTAACCGCCTCCAACCCCAGGGCTCCGTGTCATCCACCCCTATCAGCACGCCCTGCAGCTCGGTGCCCTCCTCGCCCAGCTTCAGCCCCACGGAGCAGAAGCACCACTTGGAGGAGCTCTACTGGATGCCGAACAACGGGTACCACCAACAGATAGACCCGCAGACGCTCAGCCTGACCCCGGAGGACGCCGTGGAGGCCCTGATTGGAGCCACGGCTCACGGTCACCCACAGGCGCCTCACGTCCAGCAGcagttgcagcagcagcagcagcagcagcagggcgCTTTCGAGGGCTACAGGggcccccaccaccaccacagccACCACGGCCACgggcaacagcagcagcatcatcacCCGTACGTCGGGAGCATCCCGCACCACGCCGAGGAGCTGTCCGGCCACCCGGGGGGACACAGCCACCCGCACAgccaacaccaccaccaccacagccAGGACCCCGACAGCCCGTCCCCGGTCTCCCCGGAGTCCCACCAGCCGCTCCACCACCACCgccaccatcaccaccatcacGCGCACGGCCACCTGAGCCAGACGGCCGGTCACCACGGCGCCGGGGGCGGAGGGCTGAACGTGGAGGACCGCTTCTCGGACGAGCAGCTGGTGTCCATGTCGGTGCGGGAGCTCAACAGGCACCTGCGGGGCTTCACCAAGGACGAGGTGATCCGCCTCAAGCAGAAGCGGAGGACCCTGAAGAACCGCGGCTACGCGCAGTCGTGCAGGTTCAAGCGCGTGCAGCAGAAGCACGTGCTGGAGAACGAGAAGACGCAGCTGATGAACcaggtggagcagctgaaggcGGAGATCAACCGGCTGGCGCGGGAGAGGGACGCCTACAAACTCAAGTGCGAGAAGCTGACGGGGTCGGGGGCAGGGAGCGGCTTCCGCGAGGCCGGCTCGACCAGCGACAACCCCTCATCGCCAGAGTTTTTCATGTGA